A part of Rhodothermus sp. genomic DNA contains:
- a CDS encoding metallophosphoesterase codes for MKLLAVSDLREAFDYIDRLPEVVQEAGVDAVLFAGNILQAEARQAEWERAVYEQRLPDRARPEVVEERKNDAESFLTFFRRLHAIGVPVYVIPGRNDAPERFFMQAAFNSEIVTPHIHMVHRSFAPLGGRYMVAGFGGEVTVEARDHEFFLRYPGWEAIFSLDFLRHLDPPKILLFYTAPADKLEEPADQSGPAAVAHLIKTYDPHFVVCAGVGGRKEKVRLGNTLVVYPGSLAEGDYAVIDTREKGVAFGNLR; via the coding sequence ATGAAACTACTGGCTGTAAGCGATCTGCGTGAAGCGTTTGATTATATCGACCGCTTGCCGGAAGTAGTCCAAGAAGCCGGCGTTGATGCCGTACTGTTTGCGGGCAATATCCTGCAGGCGGAAGCGCGACAGGCTGAATGGGAACGAGCCGTGTATGAGCAACGCCTGCCGGATCGAGCACGTCCGGAAGTAGTCGAAGAGCGGAAGAACGACGCGGAGTCGTTCCTGACGTTTTTCCGGCGGCTGCATGCGATAGGCGTACCGGTGTATGTGATCCCGGGCCGCAACGATGCACCGGAGCGCTTCTTTATGCAGGCGGCCTTTAACAGCGAGATTGTGACCCCGCATATCCACATGGTGCATCGGAGTTTTGCGCCACTGGGCGGCCGCTACATGGTAGCGGGGTTTGGTGGGGAAGTCACCGTGGAGGCGCGGGATCATGAATTCTTTCTGCGCTATCCGGGCTGGGAAGCAATCTTTTCGCTGGACTTTCTACGGCATCTGGATCCGCCTAAGATTTTGCTGTTTTACACGGCGCCTGCCGACAAGCTGGAGGAGCCGGCTGATCAAAGCGGACCGGCTGCGGTGGCGCATCTGATCAAGACCTACGATCCGCATTTTGTTGTGTGTGCAGGGGTGGGAGGCCGTAAGGAAAAGGTACGGCTCGGAAATACGCTGGTGGTCTATCCCGGCTCGCTGGCCGAAGGCGACTACGCCGTCATTGACACTCGGGAAAAGGGAGTCGCCTTCGGCAACTTGCGGTGA
- a CDS encoding metalloregulator ArsR/SmtB family transcription factor: MAALMRALGHPARIAILKLLAERGATPCFELVEELPLAQATISQHLRTLREVGLITFQVEGPRSYYRIRPEVLQELDRAFRFLMMQLRPALSPESGLPSGVA, translated from the coding sequence ATGGCTGCGTTGATGCGGGCGTTGGGACACCCGGCGCGCATTGCCATTCTGAAGCTACTGGCCGAGCGGGGGGCCACGCCCTGCTTCGAGCTGGTCGAGGAGTTGCCGTTGGCGCAGGCAACCATCTCGCAGCACCTGCGCACGTTGCGTGAAGTTGGACTCATCACGTTTCAGGTTGAGGGGCCGCGCTCTTACTATCGCATCCGTCCCGAAGTACTTCAGGAGCTCGACCGTGCCTTTCGTTTTCTCATGATGCAGCTCCGTCCAGCGCTTTCACCGGAATCCGGCTTGCCGTCCGGGGTGGCCTGA